From Stigmatopora nigra isolate UIUO_SnigA chromosome 17, RoL_Snig_1.1, whole genome shotgun sequence, a single genomic window includes:
- the opn4xa gene encoding opsin 4xa, protein MDRQHSFYRQVDVQDHVHYIVAFFVLVIGTVGITGNALVMYAFFCNKKLRTPPNFFIMNLAISDFLMAITQSPIFFVNSLYKGWIFGETGCKIYAFCGALFGIASMINLLAISIDRYIVITKPLQALQWTSKRRTCFIIALVWLYSLFWSIAPLLGWSSYIPEGLMTSCTWDYVTSTPANKSYTLMLCCFVFFIPLGIISYCYLCMFLTTRHASREVEKLGSQVRKTMLIQQQTIKTEWKLAKIAFVVIIVFVLSWSPYACVTLIAWAGYASVLNPYSKAVPAVIAKASAIYNPFIYAIIHTKYRNTLAEKVPCLHFLAQAPRREATLVSHGQSFFRDSVLSKQSLVSTIDTQVWSDVELNPMDHSSCLRSSYSLGALKEKDQSQDKRPQ, encoded by the exons ATGGACCGGCAGCATAGCTTCTATCGCCAGGTGGATGTCCAGGACCACGTTCACTACATTgttgccttttttgttttggtgatcGGCACAGTGGGCATAACAGGAAATGCCTTGGTTATGTATGCATTCTTTTG TAACAAGAAGCTACGCACTCCTCCCAACTTTTTTATCATGAACCTGGCAATCAGCGACTTTCTTATGGCCATCACACAGTCGCCCATCTTTTTTGTCAACTCCCTCTACAAGGGCTGGATTTTTGGTGAAACAG GTTGTAAAATCTACGCCTTCTGTGGCGCCTTATTTGGAATCGCTTCAATGATCAACCTTCTTGCCATCTCTATTGATCGCTACATCGTCATCACCAAGCCACTGCAGGCCTTACAATGGACGTCTAAGCGACGCACTTGCTTCATTATTGCTCTTGTTTGGCTCTACTCTCTATTTTGGAGCATCGCACCACTTTTGGGCTGGA GTTCCTACATACCAGAGGGACTGATGACTTCATGCACGTGGGACTACGTGACATCTACCCCCGCCAATAAAAGCTATACCTTGATGCTCTGTTGCTTTGTCTTCTTCATCCCACTGGGCATCATATCCTACTGCTATCTCTGCATGTTCTTGACAACCCGCCATGCCAGCAg ggAAGTGGAGAAATTAGGCTCCCAAGTGAGGAAGACAATGCTAATTCAGCAGCAGACCATCAAGACTGAGTGGAAATTAGCCAAGATCGCTTTTGTGGTCATCATCGTGTTTGTCCTCTCCTGGTCACCCTACGCTTGTGTCACTCTCATCGCCTGGGCTGG cTATGCAAGCGTCCTTAACCCCTACTCCAAAGCTGTCCCCGCAGTTATTGCCAAAGCCTCTGCCATCTACAACCCTTTCATCTATGCTATCATTCACACTAAATACAG GAACACTCTAGCTGAAAAAGTCCCCTGTCTACACTTCTTAGCCCAGGCACCCCGGAGGGAGGCCACGTTGGTGTCGCATGGCCAGTCATTTTTTAGGGATTCGGTGCTGAGCAAACAGTCACTTGTCTCCACAATCGACACA CAAGTTTGGAGTGATGTGGAACTGAATCCAATGGATCATAGCTCTTGTCTGAGATCCAGCTACTCCCTTGGAGCATTAAAGGAAAAGGATCAAAGCCAAGATAAAAGACCGCAATGA